The DNA sequence TTGCGTAAACATCAGAATCTCCTGTTTGGATACCCACGTTTCCACCGGTATTTTGATTTGCATCATTTTTACCAGTTTCGGAATCTACTGTAACGAAGTTATTGATTCTGGCTGAATTGTCTTGAACTAATTCGGTATTTTTACCCATGTTCAATTCAATTTTGTTCCAAGTGTCAGCACCGTTATCAACGATTCTTGCACTCAAAACTGAACCTAAACCATTACCTCCACCAACACGTGCTACGTTTGAATTACCCTCATTTAGGATACCTACGCCAACTGTTGAGCTACCTGTCATTGTGTAAACATCTCCACCGGTATTTTGATTTGCATCATTTCTACCAGTTTTTGAATCAACATTTACTCTATTATTGACATTAGCGTTGTTGTTTTGATAAACACCTGTTTCGCTTTTGTCATTAAGTTTTACAACGTTGTTTGAATCATATCCATTTCCGGAAACAACAACTTCTGTATCTTGATCACAATTACAATCTTCTACATCCGCAGCATTGCTGTTGAGGTTGTTTTTGACTGTTGTAACCACGGTTGAATTTCCAGTTTGAGTGTAAACGTCTCCTCCAGTATTTTGATTGGCATTATTGCCACCTGTGTTTGATGATACTTGCACGTTATTATTAACGTTTGCATTATTATCTTGTGTAACAGTAGTAGTGCTTCCACTATTGTACTGAACATTATTCCAGGTATCTGCTCCGTTACCCGTAATTTCTAGGGTTGTGGTGCCTGCCAATGCTGGAGTTGCAAGTTGCGCAAACATTGCTGCTGCTGCAGTTAATGATGCGACTTTCTTTTGTAGTTTTGTCATATTTAGTTATCACCCCCTTTCTTTTATGGACCCCGCCAACGGCGAGGGCACTTCACCTTACGTCCATTTCCTGTCAAAAAGCCCTAAGGCGAAAAGCCTTCTCTTCAACAGAAAACGGAGGCGCCCCAATCCAAGTCTAACTTGGGTTGGAGAGCCTCCGTTTGCGGTCAACTCTCGTTTATAGTTATTTTCTTATTGAATATAGTATAAAGCTCTTATACGTATTTTTATATTACTTATAAGATATTTTTATACTAGGGCAGCCTTTTCTTAGTCGTACAATACAGCTTTGTATTTTATTACTGTACTTATATAAACACCATTTCGTGCGTTTGTCAATACTTTTATTCCATTTATTATAAGTAATATTATAATTCCTTATAATTATCCCGTATTTTATAAAGACTTACCGGATATTTTACTTGTTTTTCTGATATTTCTAGTTGTGATTTGCGTCACAATATTATTTTGTATATATATCTCGACGCTACCAAAACCTCCAGCCTTTTCAAGTGCTGTTTTGATTTCTGAAAGCAAAGATTTCGACACCTTTTTTGTTGAGTAATCCACAGTCATTATTGTTGGTATTAGAGATCAAGTTTTATTGACTCTTTCTCGCCATTAATTTCACCAATGCGAAGAGTTAAATCTGTATCGGTGTCGTTAATCGGAAAACCTATCCTTGTGTACTTTGTCGAAATAGGTTGAACCGAAACCGAGTCGTTGTGAATATCCGCTGCCATCTGTTCTTCTTCATTGCCATTAACAGCCAATCTCACATAGTCGATTGTGTCAATATCAATTGGTTCAGTATATACGTTGGTAATTTTAATATTTAAAACTAAAAATGTTCTACCCTTTACCGCGGTAGCTTTTTGTCCACGGACAACTATCTCATCTCTTTTTTCAACAGTGAGTATTTCATATTTAAAATCACTTACGACTTCATTGTCTGCCGTACGCAATGGAAAGGAAAATTCCTTGTTTAATTCCTGAGCTGACTTGGCTCCTTCTATTTCTATTCGACTATCAGTCGAAGTCTTATTTACCACCAAACTGCCTAATCCTCCTAAAACAATTAATGCACATATTAGTAAAGCGATTCTTTTAATACTCTTTTTACTAACTTTGGGAAATCTAAGCTTTGCTTTTTTTGTTTGATTATAATTTTCGTTGTATTCCCCTTGACTCGAAACGGGTGATATATTTTCACCTAAATTTCTATTTTTCCTAAAAGATATTCTTTTTAATGCCTTGAACGAG is a window from the Candidatus Woesebacteria bacterium genome containing:
- a CDS encoding DUF2292 domain-containing protein codes for the protein MTVDYSTKKVSKSLLSEIKTALEKAGGFGSVEIYIQNNIVTQITTRNIRKTSKISGKSL